From the genome of Rosettibacter firmus, one region includes:
- a CDS encoding cold-shock protein, with translation MAERKLGTVKWFNNSKGYGFIQQSNGEDVFVHFQSITGDGYKSLSENDRVEFTITKGQKGLQATDVKVIK, from the coding sequence ATGGCAGAGCGCAAATTAGGAACCGTAAAATGGTTTAACAATTCAAAAGGTTATGGATTTATTCAACAGTCAAATGGTGAAGATGTTTTTGTTCACTTCCAGTCAATAACTGGTGATGGATATAAATCTTTATCTGAAAATGATAGGGTTGAATTTACTATTACAAAAGGTCAAAAAGGCTTACAGGCTACCGATGTAAAAGTAATTAAATAA
- a CDS encoding FMN-binding protein, with protein MLKRFLKTQIKIILFVFLFLKCSTVEKDSLEEIKNYNLSDRFFKASVKNMHFLIETRSPEELNLLFEQWIKANNIPVDASGCKDGIYTGESPYDAYDYKHVVKIEIKNEKIIKIDYDEIKKGGKGKENDIEYNEEMKVTGTSPSIAYPSYENQMLEKQNIMKVDAVSGATYSLYRFRYALSIALMKAKLENR; from the coding sequence ATGCTTAAACGATTTTTAAAAACACAGATTAAAATTATTTTATTTGTCTTTTTGTTTTTAAAATGCTCAACTGTTGAAAAAGATTCCCTTGAAGAAATAAAGAATTATAATCTCTCAGATCGATTTTTTAAAGCCAGTGTAAAGAATATGCATTTTCTAATAGAAACTCGTTCGCCAGAAGAACTTAATTTATTATTTGAACAATGGATTAAAGCGAATAATATTCCAGTGGATGCAAGTGGATGCAAAGATGGTATTTATACTGGAGAATCTCCTTACGATGCTTATGATTATAAACACGTTGTAAAAATCGAAATTAAGAACGAAAAGATTATTAAAATAGATTACGATGAAATTAAGAAAGGCGGAAAAGGTAAAGAAAATGATATTGAATATAATGAAGAAATGAAAGTAACAGGAACATCACCTTCAATTGCATATCCTTCATACGAAAATCAGATGCTCGAAAAACAAAATATTATGAAAGTTGATGCTGTAAGTGGTGCTACTTATTCTCTATATAGATTTCGATATGCACTTTCAATTGCATTGATGAAAGCAAAATTAGAAAATAGATAA
- a CDS encoding RluA family pseudouridine synthase, with the protein MDLKILYEDNNIIAIDKPEGISSIAESDPAKRNIHSILQKLIGQKLFVVHRLDKDVSGVMLFAKNLNAHKYLNEQFMNYKVRKTYVAVVIGIIEENYGVINKPIRQFGSGRMGVDKIKGKQSITNFKVIERLNSFTLLELHPETGRRHQLRVHLYSIGHPIAGDLHYGNNSIQKNFSRLMLHASEIEFFVDERNKLKIVSELPESFTNVLNEIKMGNICLNDF; encoded by the coding sequence ATGGATTTAAAAATTTTATATGAAGATAATAATATAATTGCAATTGATAAACCAGAAGGGATTTCTTCAATTGCAGAAAGTGATCCAGCTAAACGGAACATCCATTCGATTTTGCAAAAGTTAATCGGTCAAAAATTATTTGTTGTTCACAGACTCGATAAAGATGTAAGTGGAGTGATGTTATTTGCAAAAAATTTAAACGCACATAAATATTTAAATGAACAATTTATGAATTATAAAGTACGTAAAACTTATGTTGCAGTTGTAATTGGAATAATTGAAGAGAACTATGGTGTAATTAATAAACCAATTCGACAATTTGGATCTGGAAGAATGGGTGTAGATAAAATTAAAGGAAAACAAAGCATTACGAATTTTAAAGTAATAGAAAGACTTAATTCATTTACACTATTAGAGTTACATCCAGAAACAGGAAGACGACATCAATTACGAGTTCATCTTTATAGCATTGGACATCCTATTGCAGGCGATTTGCATTATGGTAACAATTCAATTCAGAAAAATTTTTCTCGACTAATGCTTCACGCAAGTGAAATTGAATTTTTTGTAGATGAAAGAAATAAATTAAAAATCGTATCTGAATTACCTGAATCTTTCACAAATGTTTTAAACGAAATTAAAATGGGGAATATATGCTTAAACGATTTTTAA
- the alr gene encoding alanine racemase yields the protein MNNYNNYPVISIDEIIRPTHLVIDLNVLRENFKRIKEHVYPAKVMPILKANAYGHGLVRIAQLMQELKADYIGVAVLEEGILLRENGITLPILVLGGIWGNQIPIFLKHNLTITASSIEKLNQVDEIANQMNVKAKVHLKIDTGMERIGVHYYNAKKFLDAAVNMKNIIVEGIYSHFANSEKADLSYTRLQLERFQEVINYAEKIFVEKPLYHISNSGAILQMPEANFDMVRPGIMLYGVYPSSETKKTVEVKPALTWKSIVIYFKVIKPNHPVGYGSTWQTDHNVRAVTVPVGYGDGYMRSMSHKAEVIIRGKRYPVVGTISMDQIVVNIENDSAYNGDEVILIGSNGNSKITVEELAEWAGTIPYEILTNINTRVPRVYVE from the coding sequence ATGAATAATTATAATAATTATCCAGTAATCAGTATAGATGAAATAATAAGACCAACACATTTAGTCATCGATTTAAATGTCCTTCGAGAAAATTTCAAAAGAATTAAAGAGCATGTATATCCAGCTAAAGTAATGCCTATTCTCAAAGCCAATGCATATGGGCATGGACTTGTTCGCATTGCTCAATTAATGCAGGAATTAAAAGCAGATTATATTGGTGTTGCTGTTTTAGAAGAAGGAATTTTACTGAGAGAAAATGGGATTACATTACCAATACTTGTACTTGGTGGTATCTGGGGAAATCAAATTCCAATTTTTTTAAAACACAATTTAACCATTACAGCTTCTTCAATCGAAAAATTAAATCAAGTAGATGAAATTGCAAATCAAATGAATGTAAAAGCTAAGGTTCATTTAAAAATTGATACTGGAATGGAAAGGATAGGCGTTCATTATTACAATGCAAAAAAATTTTTAGATGCAGCTGTTAATATGAAAAACATAATTGTTGAAGGAATTTATTCTCATTTTGCTAATTCTGAAAAAGCAGATTTAAGTTATACAAGATTGCAGTTAGAAAGATTTCAGGAAGTAATAAATTATGCAGAAAAAATATTTGTTGAAAAACCACTTTATCATATTTCAAATTCTGGAGCTATACTTCAAATGCCAGAAGCAAATTTTGATATGGTGCGTCCTGGAATAATGTTATATGGAGTTTATCCATCTTCTGAAACAAAAAAAACAGTTGAAGTTAAACCAGCACTCACATGGAAATCAATTGTAATTTATTTTAAAGTAATAAAACCAAATCATCCAGTTGGTTATGGTTCAACCTGGCAAACTGATCATAATGTACGAGCAGTTACTGTACCTGTAGGTTATGGTGATGGTTACATGAGAAGTATGAGTCATAAAGCAGAAGTAATAATTAGAGGGAAAAGATATCCCGTAGTTGGTACAATTTCAATGGATCAAATTGTTGTAAATATTGAAAACGATAGTGCTTATAATGGTGATGAAGTAATTTTAATTGGTTCTAATGGTAATAGCAAAATTACAGTAGAAGAACTTGCCGAGTGGGCAGGAACAATCCCTTATGAAATCCTGACGAATATTAATACAAGAGTTCCGAGAGTTTATGTAGAATAA